A portion of the Gorilla gorilla gorilla isolate KB3781 chromosome X, NHGRI_mGorGor1-v2.1_pri, whole genome shotgun sequence genome contains these proteins:
- the LOC129530062 gene encoding sperm protein associated with the nucleus on the X chromosome C-like, with protein sequence MGQQCSAGGVKRSVPCDSNEAGETMPETPSGDSDPQPAPKKLKTSDSSTIVVVRHRRNVKRTSPGELVNDHSRENGINPLQMEEKEFMEIRVETPAK encoded by the exons ATGGGACAACAATGCAGTGCCGGCGGGGTGAAGAGGAGCGTCCCCTGTGATTCCAACGAGGCCGGCGAGACG ATGCCGGAGACCCCAAGTGGGGACTCAGACCCCCAACCTGCTcctaaaaaactgaaaacatctgACTCCTCCACCATAGTAGTGGTCCGCCACAGGAGGAACGTTAAAAGAACATCTCCAGGGGAACTGGTGAATGACCACTCCCgagagaacggaatcaaccccCTCCAAATGGAGGAGAAGGAATTCATGGAAATAAGGGTTGAAACACCTGCAAAGTAG